Below is a window of Planococcus rifietoensis DNA.
TCACAAAATTCTTTTACTTCTGTCTGCGTAAGATGTGGATGATATTCTACTTGGTTGATTACTGGCTTTACATCACAATCTTTTAATATATCCTCCAAATGATGAACATTAAAGTTACTTACACCGATAGCCCGAACTTTTCCGTCTTTATATAATTTTTCAAGCGCTTTCCATGTTTCTTGAAATTTCTCTTTTACTGGCCAATGAATTAAATATAAATCTAAATATTCAAGTCCTAGTTTTTCTAAACTCACTTCAAATGCAGCCAATGTACTTTCATATCCGTGATCACTGTTCCATACCTTTGTAGTAATGAACAATTCTTCTCTAGGCACCCCTGATTCTTTAATTCCTTGCCCAACTCCTTTTTCATTATCATAGAAAGATGCTGTATCGATACTACGGTAACCGTTCTTGATAGCAGATTTTACAGACTCAACGACCAATTCCCCATCCTCTACTTTGAATACACCTAGTCCCATAATCGGCATTTTTACTCCATTGTTTAAAGTGACGGTTTCTTGTAAGTTTGTATACATATTCTTCCTCCAGTAATCGTATTTTTTATTTAAGTTCTTTTACTATATTAGGTACTTGTTTCCCGGTTACTCCAGCGACTAAATTCTCAGCTGCTTTCATCGCCATATTGAACCGAGTTTTTTCTGTAGCAGATCCCATGTGGGGCAGCGTTACTACGTTTTCCATCGTTAATAGGGGATTGTCTTTTGCAACTGGCTCGACTTCATAAACATCTAATCCTGCTCCGGCGATTTCTCCTTGCTGCAATGCAACAATCAAGTCTTGCTCTTTCACCAGTTTTCCTCTCGAACTGTTAAAAAAGAACGCTGTTTTCTTCATTAGTTTGAATTCATTTTCGCCAATAATGCCTTGTGTAGCGGGATTCAGCGGCAATAATACAACTACAAAGTCAGCGGTCTTCAATAATTCATCCATTTCTGCATAGCGTACTCCATATTTTTCTTCTATATCAAGCCGTCTCGAGCGATTGTAGTAGACGACATCCATATCAAAACCGAGCGAAGCCCGCTTGGCTACTTTCTCACCGATATTGCCCATGCCAATGATGCCGAGCCTAGAATTATAGACATCCTTTCCTAAGAAATAGCCATCATCCAGTTTGCTCCATTTGCCTTGTTTCACATAATAGTCGAGTTCCCCGAGCTTTCTTGCCGCCATGAGAATCATGCCCATCGTATGATCTGCGACGCTATCATCCAAGACGTTTGGTGTGTTCGTGCCGATGATGTTGCGCCTTTTCATCACTTCGATATCGAAAGTATCGTAGCCTGCGGCAATATTGCTGACAATTTTCAAATGTGGCGCATGATCCAAAAATTCGTCGGTCACGACTCCTTTGGATGTCATCAAGCCTTCCACTTCTGCCACTTCGTGAAATAATTGTTCTTTCGGAATCGGCGTTTCTCCTTCCCAAATCTTGTAATCGCAATACTCACCGATATACGCTTCTACTTCCGCTGGTATGGATTTCGCTATGAATACTTTCGGCTTCATCCTCTTCAGCTCCTTTACCATTCCGCTATGCTGCCATCTTCATGGCGCCAAACCGGATTTCTCCAGTTGTGGCCGATTTCACTTTGTTTCCTAACGTATTCTTCATCAATTTCGATGCCGAGGCCAGGGCCTTGAGGAATTTTCACAAACCCTTTTTCGTAGTCGAACACCGATGGATCTTTGATATAATCCAGCAAATCATTGCCTTTATTATAGTGAATGCCTAAACTTTGCTCCTGGATGAACGCATTGTGTGCCGTGGCATCCAGCTGCAAGCATGCGGCAAGTGCGATCGGCCCCAACGGACAATGCGGTGCCAAGGCTACATCGTATGCTTCCGCCATCGAAGCGATTTTTTTGCATTCGGTTATACCTCCTGCATGCGATAAGTCCGGCTGGATGATGTCGACATAGCCATCCGCCAAAATTTGCTTGAAATCCCATCTGGAAAACATCCGTTCACCGGTCGCGATGGGAATCGTCGTATGGTTAGCAATTTCCCTTAAAGCTTCATTATTTTCAGCCAACACCGGCTCTTCTATAAACATCGGTCGGAATTGTTCAAGCTCTTTAACCAAAACTTTTGCCATCGGCTTATGTACTCTGCCATGAAAATCAATACCGATGCCGATATACGGACCCACTGCTTCGCGAACAGCCGCGACTCGTGCTAACGCCTGATCGACTTTTTCATGGGAGTCGATGTATTGAAGCTCCTCCGTGCCATTCATCTTAACGGCTGAAAATCCAGTCTCCACCACTTTTGCAGCTGCAGTGCCGACATCCGCCGGCCGGTCGCCCCCAATCCATGAATAGACTTTAATGGAATCCCGAGACGCGCCACCGAGCAATTGATAAACTGGCGCATTGTAATATTTCCCTTTAATATCCCACAATGCCTGGTCAATTCCTGAAATGGCACTCATTAAAATAGGACCGCCGCGATAAAATCCAGAACGATAGAGCATATTCCAATGATCCTCGATGCGTAGTGGATCTTTTCCGATTAAGTACTCCATCAACTCTGTGACACAAGCTTTGACAGTTGCTGCTCGACCTTCAACGACTGGTTCTCCCCACCCTGTAATGCCTTCATCCGTCTCAATCTTTAAGAACAGCCAACGAGGTGGAACTTGAAATAATTCATAGCTAATGATTTTCATTACTTATTCTCCTTGTGCTTTCGGCTTTTTGATTCGCTTTGTGATAAGTGGTGAAAATAGGGTGATAATGGCTAATGACAACAAGACTACAGTGATCGG
It encodes the following:
- a CDS encoding aldo/keto reductase translates to MYTNLQETVTLNNGVKMPIMGLGVFKVEDGELVVESVKSAIKNGYRSIDTASFYDNEKGVGQGIKESGVPREELFITTKVWNSDHGYESTLAAFEVSLEKLGLEYLDLYLIHWPVKEKFQETWKALEKLYKDGKVRAIGVSNFNVHHLEDILKDCDVKPVINQVEYHPHLTQTEVKEFCEKNDIRLEAWSPLKKGVLLSEPVIIELAEKYQKSPAQIILRWDIQNGVVTIPKSVKEHRIVENADIFDFHLSEEDMNKISALNINSRSGADPDTFDF
- a CDS encoding 2-hydroxyacid dehydrogenase — protein: MKPKVFIAKSIPAEVEAYIGEYCDYKIWEGETPIPKEQLFHEVAEVEGLMTSKGVVTDEFLDHAPHLKIVSNIAAGYDTFDIEVMKRRNIIGTNTPNVLDDSVADHTMGMILMAARKLGELDYYVKQGKWSKLDDGYFLGKDVYNSRLGIIGMGNIGEKVAKRASLGFDMDVVYYNRSRRLDIEEKYGVRYAEMDELLKTADFVVVLLPLNPATQGIIGENEFKLMKKTAFFFNSSRGKLVKEQDLIVALQQGEIAGAGLDVYEVEPVAKDNPLLTMENVVTLPHMGSATEKTRFNMAMKAAENLVAGVTGKQVPNIVKELK
- the dgoD gene encoding galactonate dehydratase; translation: MKIISYELFQVPPRWLFLKIETDEGITGWGEPVVEGRAATVKACVTELMEYLIGKDPLRIEDHWNMLYRSGFYRGGPILMSAISGIDQALWDIKGKYYNAPVYQLLGGASRDSIKVYSWIGGDRPADVGTAAAKVVETGFSAVKMNGTEELQYIDSHEKVDQALARVAAVREAVGPYIGIGIDFHGRVHKPMAKVLVKELEQFRPMFIEEPVLAENNEALREIANHTTIPIATGERMFSRWDFKQILADGYVDIIQPDLSHAGGITECKKIASMAEAYDVALAPHCPLGPIALAACLQLDATAHNAFIQEQSLGIHYNKGNDLLDYIKDPSVFDYEKGFVKIPQGPGLGIEIDEEYVRKQSEIGHNWRNPVWRHEDGSIAEW